In the Xanthobacteraceae bacterium genome, CCGGCGGGCTGGATATCGGACAGGCGTTCTACGTGGCTTCGCAGATCAAGGACGGCGATGCCGATAGTTGGGTGCAGGCTTTCTCGAATTACGGCGATCTCCTGAATAAGCAGGCAGACGAGTGGAAGGTGCGCGGATGGAAGCGCGCGGCCGCCGAGACGAGGCTCAAGGCCTTCGCAAGCTACCGCTCTGCCTGGCAGTTCGCTGGCCCGACCGATGTGTTCAAGTCGCTGTTCGCGAAACACAAGGCCGCATTTGGCGCGGCGATGGCAGAACTTGAATTGCCTGCGTCGTTCTTTCAGGTGCCGTACAAGGGCAAGCAGTTGCCGGGCGTGTTCTATCAGAACCCGAACAAGTCGGCGCCGGTCGTGCTGGTCGTTGGCGGTGCGGACACGTGCATGGAAGATCTGTTCCTGACGGTTGGCCGCAGCTTTTTCGACCGCGGCTATTCGGTCGCGCTCGTCGACCTGCCTGGGCAGGGCATCACGCAGGCTGAAGGCTTGCATTGGGAAGTGGAAGCCGAGAAGCCGGTTTCTGCGACCGTCGATCTCCTGATCGAGCGCTTCGGTGCGAAGCCGGGACGCATTGCGATGATCGGCATGAGCCTCGGCGGATACTTCGCGGCACGCGCAGCCGGCTACGAAAAGCGTTTCGCAACCGTGATCGCGAGCACGCCGTTCCCAAGCCCGGCGCAACTGTTCTCTCTCTCGGCACAGTCGGCGATGAGTGAGAAGCAAACGCCTTCGCAAGCCGCGACCCGCAGCCGTCAGGTTACGTTCTGGAAGATCGGAGCGAAGATGGCGCAGGATTTCCTGCAGCTTTCGTCCGGGATGAATGCGGACCCGAAGCTGGTAAGCGTGCCGTTTCTTTCTGTTCTTGGCGGCGGCGACTCGCCGGTGTTCGCGGCGCAGGCGAGAGGCTGGCACCGCGACATTCTATCGGAGCGCAAGCGTTTCGTGCTGCTCGATGCCGCTTCCGGCGCGGACGGACATGTGCAGGTCAATAATCGCCTGCGTCTCGTACAGGAAAGCGTCGGCTGGATGGATGAAATCTTCGCTTCGTGAACCGGAGCGGAAAACAGACAGGCTTCGCTTCATCGCGAAGCCTGTTTTATTTTGTCTTAAGCCATCCTCGCGTGGGGGTGCCTCGGTCACGAAACCAAGTGCCACCCACACTTGTCGCAGTCATCTGCCTGTCGTAATAAGTCGATATGTCGAGAATTATGGACAAGAAAGCGGTAATCGAAGGTTTCTCCGCGCTGGCGCAGGACACGCGGCTGACCGCGTTCCGGTATCTGGTGAATTGCTCGCCGAAGGGGAGGAACGCGGGCGAGGTCGCGCGGCACTGCAAGGTGCCTCACAACACCATGTCCACGCACCTCGCCATTCTCGAACGCGCAGGGTTGGTCGATTCCGAAAAGGCAGGACGGGAAGTGATCTACTCCGCCGACATTTCCGGCCTGCGCGGTCTGGTCAATTATCTCGCCAAGGGCTGTTGCGGCGGCCGCCCGAAAATTTGCGGCGAAGTATTTGCGGGCGCCACCTGCGCGCCCGCGCGGAAAACGGAGCGTCTGCGTGGATAAGCCTTACAACGTATTGTTTCTGTGCACGCACAATTCGGCGCGCTCGGTGATCGCGGAAGCGATCATGAACAGGATCGGCGCCGGCAAATTCGTGGCCTACAGCGCGGGCAGCCAGCCGCGCGGCGCGATCAATCCGAATACGCTCAATCTGCTGAACAAGCTCGGCTACGATACGAGCAACTTCCGCTCGAAATCGTGGGACGAATTCGCGAAGCCGGGCGCGCCCGAAATCGACTTCATCTTCACCGTCTGCGACGACGCGGCGGGAGAGGTTTGCCCGGTCTGGCCGGGAAAACCGCTGACCGCGCATTGGGGCGTGGCCGATCCTTCCGCGGTGAAGGGAAGCGAACTCGAAGTCGCGCTCGCGTTTCAGGAAGCCTATCGGCTGCTGTATCGCCGCATCCAACTGTTCGCGGCGCTGCCCATTCGCGGGCTGGATACGATGACGCTGAAGGCGCGGCTGCGCGCGATCGGCCGCGAAGAGGGCGCGACCGAAAAAGCAATGAGTGCGACGTGAAGCTGCGCGCGCTTGCGGCGGAGTTTACCGGCAGCGCCTTTCTCGCCGCGACCGTAATCGGCTCCGGCATCGCCGCGCAAAATCTTTCCGGCGGCAATGTCGCGATTGCGCTACTCGCAAACGCCATTGCTACCGGCTGTATCCTCTTTGTTATCATATCGTTGTTTGCGCGGTTGTCGGGAGCGCATTTCAATCCTGCCGTCAGTATTGCGTTCGCAGGGCAGGGCGAACTGCCTTGGCGGAATTGTTTACTATTTATCGTCTCGCAAACCGCGGGAATGATCTTCGGCGTGGCGCTGGCGCATGCGATGTTCGATCTTCCGGTTCTTCAGGTCTCGACAACGAACCGCGTGGCGTTTGGAACGGCGCTTGGCGAGGCCGTGGCAACGTTTGGTCTTGTGCTGACGATCTTCGGTTTGAAGGACAGGGATGCGACGCGGATTCCAGCGGCGGTGGCGCTCTACATCACCGGCGCCTACTGGTTCACGTCCTCGACTTCGTTCGCCAATCCAGCGA is a window encoding:
- a CDS encoding alpha/beta fold hydrolase translates to MLLSSASVAAVALVAATANAQTKEEKRPDQRLGTKYRFDDPDMDLFFVAALGWGPTGGLDIGQAFYVASQIKDGDADSWVQAFSNYGDLLNKQADEWKVRGWKRAAAETRLKAFASYRSAWQFAGPTDVFKSLFAKHKAAFGAAMAELELPASFFQVPYKGKQLPGVFYQNPNKSAPVVLVVGGADTCMEDLFLTVGRSFFDRGYSVALVDLPGQGITQAEGLHWEVEAEKPVSATVDLLIERFGAKPGRIAMIGMSLGGYFAARAAGYEKRFATVIASTPFPSPAQLFSLSAQSAMSEKQTPSQAATRSRQVTFWKIGAKMAQDFLQLSSGMNADPKLVSVPFLSVLGGGDSPVFAAQARGWHRDILSERKRFVLLDAASGADGHVQVNNRLRLVQESVGWMDEIFAS
- a CDS encoding winged helix-turn-helix transcriptional regulator, whose protein sequence is MDKKAVIEGFSALAQDTRLTAFRYLVNCSPKGRNAGEVARHCKVPHNTMSTHLAILERAGLVDSEKAGREVIYSADISGLRGLVNYLAKGCCGGRPKICGEVFAGATCAPARKTERLRG
- a CDS encoding arsenate reductase ArsC — translated: MDKPYNVLFLCTHNSARSVIAEAIMNRIGAGKFVAYSAGSQPRGAINPNTLNLLNKLGYDTSNFRSKSWDEFAKPGAPEIDFIFTVCDDAAGEVCPVWPGKPLTAHWGVADPSAVKGSELEVALAFQEAYRLLYRRIQLFAALPIRGLDTMTLKARLRAIGREEGATEKAMSAT
- a CDS encoding aquaporin family protein gives rise to the protein MKLRALAAEFTGSAFLAATVIGSGIAAQNLSGGNVAIALLANAIATGCILFVIISLFARLSGAHFNPAVSIAFAGQGELPWRNCLLFIVSQTAGMIFGVALAHAMFDLPVLQVSTTNRVAFGTALGEAVATFGLVLTIFGLKDRDATRIPAAVALYITGAYWFTSSTSFANPAITIARSLSDTFAGIAPSSATVFIVCQLAGLFLAVMLAAWFWPAARKS